The nucleotide window GCTTTTACCGTTCCTCAAAGAACTGCAGCTCATATCAGTTGCTGGTTGTTTTTAGTTGAAGTGGAGCCCTGAATATCGCATGGCAGAAATTCAGTCATGACGCATATACCAACTAAAATGATAGGGAATTTTTTCTATATGCCATTCGCTATGTCAACTAAAAAACTCAATTTATTATCAATGCCACTATCCATAAACTTTAATCTCTTTCATGCCATTATTTATATTTACCATATACAGAACATAATGTGTCAATAATAACACTTTGATCCCCCAACTGATTTTCACAGAAAAGAACAGTTGGAATGGCAGAAGTCTGTCATATTGAATAAAAGTATAGGATTTGGTACAAAAACAAGTGGAATGGAGTTACCATTCAGCGGTCATGTACTGAATTCATTTCAGGAtcaaaattaaattttatttcatTACTTTGTGAGAGTGAGAAGGGCGGGCCtgatgcaagcggtagagtcttaccgcctgtgaccggaaggtcccaggttcgagtcgcagtctcctcgcattgcacaggcgcgggtaaggcttgccactaacacccttccccagaccccgcacagagcgggagctctctgcactgggtacgcccttactTTGTGAGAGTGAGATCAAGTCCTTTAATATTGATTTATTGAAATCGCTTACTAATTTAAGCATGATAAAGTCATTTAATTTTGTAATATTGATGATGAACCAATCTAGTCACTGAAACAGTACATAAAAGAAGGGCATGGGAGAGGTCAAATAACATGAAACATGCAGTTAGTTTTTGTAATAAAATAACACTAGTTAAAGGACTGAATATGTGCTTTTGCAGTGGTCAATGTTTGTAGTAAATGTGAATTAAACAATAACAGCTCAAGCAACAGTATTCTACCAAGTAAATACAGCTAAAAACTTGCTAGTATGGAAGGTAGCTCAGCTTACAGAATTTTGGAAGACACGTCACTGTTCTCCTTGAGTCAATTGATGTCCTGTCCCAGAAGTGTACTAGTCGTACATCCTCAGCAGTTTCTCCTTAGCCAGCTAGTCACATTTGCGATCAAATCCATTTGTGGTGTCTCTGTCCAAATAATTTTCAGTTATTTCCCAGTTCATCAAACAGCAAACAGATTCTTATATATGTCAATAGCACGTATTCTCAATTCCAATTTCCATCAACAGAACCATTTACTATTCCTTGGAGAATTTATATAGGTGGAGATGGCCGGATAGTTTGAAACAGGTAAATCAAGAAAGATTAAAAAAACACAGATACAAGTAGTGAGACAATAACTGCAGAATGGTTCAAGAAACCAGTCTTTGCTGATAGCATTATTTTGATGCATTGCGTATGAAACTATGAATAAACATTGTAAGGAAACAAATCAATTGAAGTGATTACGCCTACACCCAGAGGGAAAATGATAGTCCTTGTACAGGATTGCCGGTAAAAAACGCACACATGGGCAGGAACCAGGCAAGCTGAGTCTAAGGAAATCATATTTAACCTTTTAcaggaggatcagcaggagcacTCACAAGGCAATGATCGATCAAGTCTACTTGATAGTGGTGGGCGGGAGTGAGGGATGGTGGAGCTAATTGCAAGACTGATGGCTGCAAGGGACCGAGGCGGTGGTTGCAGACCAGAGCAGCGGCGTCTGTTGAGGGAGGCGGATGATGGTAGAAataatttttggatcaagagCTACATTCTTGGCTCTCATTTCATGTATCAATTTCAGAACCATGTTTATCTGGCCTTCAGCGCTATAGCCTTTGATCATTGAATCAAATACAGCGACATCAGGCACAAAGCCACTTGCAGTCATCTGTTTAAGCACCCTCTCAGCTTCTTCTAGGTCTCCTAATTTTGCAAACATGTTGATTAGCATAGAATATGTCACGGCATCAGGAGCCAGACCCTCATCAAGCATATCCTTAATCAACTGTTTAACCATTTTCGTATCCCCTGATTTGCAAGCGCCATGGATCATTGTGCTATATGCGACAGCATCGAGTCTGCAGTTCTTATCCATTTCATTGAACAGAACCATAGCTTGCTCCATCATTCCCTGTTGACACATAGCTGCAAGCAAAGGAATATAGTGAAATAGCTCGGCTTTTATCCCACGTTGCCTCATTGTACGCAAGAACTTTTCCGCACGGTCAACTTCCCACATCTTGCTGAAGCCATTTATCAATATGCTATAGGTGAATGAATCAGGTTCCAATCCAGAACTAGCCAGCTCATCCATTAAGTTCATAGCCATCTTAACCTTGTGAACCCTAAGGAATCCACCAATCAGATAATTGTAAGTCACCAAGTTACACGCACACCCCCTCTCGGCCATCATCTCACGAACTTTGACTGCTTGTCTCATCCTACCGATCTTACATAGTCCATGTATAATTGAGTTGAAAGTCACCACATCAGGCTCAACTACAGTATCTCCCTGAATCAtctcctcaagcaaatccattgccTCATCCATCTCAAGCACACCAGAAAGCCCTGCGATCAGGGTATTGTATGTCACAACATCCGGTGCCACACCCTTGTCATCCATCTCCTTCCACAATGCAAGCGCCTCCCTTACCAATCCTTCCTTGCACAGGGAATTGATGAGCACATTGTATGTCACTACATTTGGCTCCAGCCCCCGCTGCACCATCATGTCCTTCACCTTTGCAGCCTTACCCGTCCTTCCCTCTTTACACAAGTCATCGATTAAACCAGTGAACATGATCACATCCGGCTCGATCCCCCGTCGGAACATTTCTTCGAACACCTTGCCTACATCCCGCCACCTGCCGGACCTGCAGTACCCACGAAGCAAGCAGCTGTACACGACCACGTTGGGCTGGACACCATTCCCGCACATCTCACCCAGCAGCTCCAACGCCGCGTCGAGCTCCGCGGCGTCGCAGAGCCCGCGGATGAGCGTGCCGTAGGTGACGACGTCGGCGCGGACGCCGCTGGCCTGCAAGGACCGGAGCAACGCGACGGCCTCCCCCGTGAGGCGTGACGCGCAGAGCCCCCGCATGACCGTGGTGTAGGACACGGCGTTGGGGCGGGCGGCCGGGTGCGCCTCCTGCGACATGTCGGCGAGGAGGGAGCGCGCCTGGCGCAGGTGGTCGCCCCCGCCCCCGTGCTGGCGGCAGAGCGCGGCGAGGACGGTGTTGTAGGAGACGGCGTCGCGGACTTCCGGGAGCGCGGAGAGGAGGGCGCGCGCCTCCGTTACGGGCGCCCCGCGGAGGCGGCGGTTGAGGAGCGCCGCGGCGTCCGCGCGGCCCCGGCGGAAGAGCACGGCGAGGAACGGTGCCGCGGGGCGGGGCGGCTTCGAGGACGAGGAGGGCGATGGGAGCGGCGGGTGGgcgggcgaggcggaggcggtggtCAGAGCCCGGACGAGACGGGGCTCCGGGCGCTTCCTCATGGCGGGCCTGCAGCCGGCAGGCTCGGTAGAGGCAGGAGGACtggcggcggcgccgcggcggctTGGTTTCAGCAAGCGGAGCTTTGTCTCAGCAAGGCCGCGGTGTGCGTTGATTGGGCTTCCGCGTGGGAAAATCAGAGAATGGGAGTTTGGTTGGGCTTCGGGCCTTCCTCGACGCACTTGGGCCGGCCAATTCGATTCGTGCACAGTTTCAGCCTGCCGTGACCGTGACCAGACGGCTTGGTTTCTGCAAGGTTGGGCTTGTTAAATCCGACACGCGTGATCAGCATGCATGGCGCTGTTGCATTGCAGCTCCAGCTGCTGCAGAGTGCAGACAGGACATACACCGCTGCTCACGTGCAGAGGGGGGTCGGCTCACAGAGCAGGGGAGCGAGCAGTTCATAATCTGCATGGTTGGGCTCAGCCGCTCATGGGGAGGGGGGTCCGCCAGAACATGCATGTTGGACGTACGCGAAACCCGACACGGCGACACAGTCACACCGATCACTAGGTCAGCGTGGTGCTGTCGTCCCAGGCCAGGCAGGGGTCCCATCCCAGGGCAAGTACTACATGGCCAAATGCGCCCCAAATCCAAACCAGCAGCGACCGGTTGCTGCGACGCATTACACCATTCACGAGTACTAAATGTGACGACCCCGTAAATATATGTGTGTGGCTCGTGGGAACCCTTTTGCCTGGGGCGTGTTCAATTTCTTGCTGCCGGTTTCATCAATTCGGTTTCGGTATGCCTTGTGCTCGTCAGCACGCCCGAACACGCATGAATCAATGCGGAAGAAGCTGCCGAGCCCATCCAACCGCACTGGTACGTAGTAGCTGCATCACACGTTATTCTCGTCACGAGTTGCTCCTGCATTCGGGAAGGATGGATGGACCAACGATGCCTTGCTTTCGATCGTTACAAGGCGAATGCCAATCAGAGACATATGCATGCTAACGCTTTAATTTGCAAGTCATGAGACTCACTGGTTGGATCATCAGATATAAGTAACCCTGCTGCACTGTGGTCTACTGCACTTCACATGAACAAACACGTCCAAATTAAAGCACCTTATTTGGCAGCCATGATATATAAGTATACAGCTGGAGCTGGTCTGATGGAAATGTCAGTGTATATGTGGCAAAATAAATTAAACTGCAGGGGACCCCAAACTCGCTTGTTGGGCCACTACTGTCAGCTCAGTAAATAAAAGTATAAAAACATTAATCAGATTTCCAAGTTAAGATAAGGTTGTGTAGCGAAAGGTTTGGTGGGTAATTCCGATCCTCACGAGTCACGCGAGCCATGACTCCGTCGTCCCAACCCTACCGCTCGCCTAGCGCACGTCTGCACATGCATGGCGTTGCGGCCCGCCGGCCTTCCATCCCCCACGCTACCGGCTACTTGTCATGAACTGCATCTGGTGTCAGAAGACAGGTAAGAAGGCATTCAAGACAACGGTTAAGAGTGGCTATGAGACGACCTGAGTCATTGGGCTCGTATTGTTGTGTTTGGCCCATTAGGAGTAGGGGCTCGGCCCGTGTAGCAAGTTGAGGTGTGTGCGGCTCTTGTAAGCTGATGTAACGAAATGAAGATGATTATCGAATAACTGAAATCATAATCGTTCCCCCTCTCGGTTGTCTTCCTCCTCGAGTTCTTGGTTTCCGAGTCCCCTCCATTCTTGCTCTTCAAGCCCCTCTAGTGCTGATTCTTCCCCAAATTCCCGTCCAAATCCTCTTCCAGTACCTAGttcgtgacaaattggtatctaGAGCCATCAATCCTCGGCGGATTTTTTTTCCGTTCTCCTCGTCGCATTCGGTCTGGCGCCGAAGAAGAAGCCTCCATTGTTGGAGGCAAAGATGGCGAGCAACATCGAGAACATCGCGGAGGAGATCAAGGGTTTCCACTTGATGATGCAGCAGATGCTGGACAAGACGAATGGTTTTGAGGCTTGGCGAACCACCACCGACAAGTCTTTGGGGGCACTACTCACCAAGACGAGGCCCCATCTGGAGAAGGTcccgactccaccgccacctcctCCACCGGCGGGCTAGATTCCAAGCGGCGTCGATCTCAATTGCGCCCCATCACCAAGGGCGTATCCATCCGCTTCTTCAGCGGAGCAGCCCAACGAGCACAGCGTGGGCAGAGGGGTTCTTGGCCTGATTCCGGGATCCAACCCTCTGCCGGTTAATCACCAGGGTATGCATCCCAGTCCCTCGGTTCATCTTGTTGATGATTCCTCTGGTTCATTTTCTCATACATCTCGTGCGGGTTCCATGCCCAAAATGGATTTCCCCAAATTCTACTGCGACAAACCGAGGCTATGGCAGGAGCAATGCGAGATTTACTTTGAGATCTATGGTGTttcgaagatgatgaagacacgtTTGCTACTCTCAACTTTGTTGGTTCAACAACGATGTGGCTTCAGACAGTGCAGTTGAGGGGCAGATTTCAGAAATGGGAAGCTATGCATACTGCATTTTGTGCTCACTTTGACAAAGATCAGTATCCGCTACACATGAAATAGCTTGAGAACTTGAGGCAGACAGGCTCTGTAGCGGATTATCAggccaagtttgagcaacttgctCACAGCATACTCCTTTATACCCCTGCATATGATGATGTTTACTTCATCACCAAATTCTTGAGTGGTCTGAAGGAGGATATTAGAGCACCAATCACATTACACAGACCACCCAATTTGGAGACTGTAGGCACTCTGGCTCTGTTGCAAGAAGCTGAGCTTGAGTTGGCTAGGCCAAAGTCACAGTACAAATCTACCTCTTCTAAAAAGCTGAAAGTGAAGAAAGATGATTCTAAGTCTACTGAAGTATCTCATGCCAATAATTCTTCAGATAAATTGTCAGCCATGAAAGCTTACAGGCGTGCTAACAACCTGTGCTTTACCTATGGGGAGAAGTGGACTGGGAGGAACAACAAATGCCCTACACAGATACCCCTGCATGTGATTCAGGAACTGATAGAAGTTGTTCAAGAGGAAGCTAAGATGGATTATGACTCTGCTGAGGAGGATATTGAAGCTCCTACTGGACAAGTTATGGCAGTGAAGCCAGTATCTCTTCCAGGTTCTGATGGTACCAACAAGAGAAAAAATAGAACTCTAATGCTAACATGATTCATTGAGTCCAAGGAGGTGCTGATTCGAGTTGACTCTGGTAGTGCTGGTACTTTCATAAGTCAGGAGATAGATGCTCAAACTTCTCAAGCAAAGGAATCATGTGAGCCCTTGCAATTCACTACTGCAGATGGCAGTATGATGTTATCAGACACATGTATCCCAAAGATGTAGTGGCACGTGCAGGGACACACTTTCAATCATGATACCAGAATATTACCATTATAGTGTTATGATATGGTGTTGGGAGCAGACTGGCTTGacaactgaaagcatctaggcccctagttgggtttcggtgattaatgacaatatgagattactgtgattaacgtgtgttttgcagatacaattaagttaggtcatagtaatggcaattgattgggcaatcatggttgtcatgcccctatgatggaaatcattttgattttcaaaagatggacgacaaggttaaggatggactagttcaaagtgtcatttggagttgaagagacacttagagtagtttagaactttatttttcctttggccatactattaaggggggtatggacgggtagcttagcctaggtgagtctagtgggttaggtgtggtgcacacttatcaaatctagcactaagtagcttctaaaaagcccttagatcaattgaagcaaatttcattcacatatgattgtgagttggaagtgaatggagggtcaaatgttgactggacgctggttccggtgtgactggacgctggcatagagtctggtcagttcatttgatcaaggtgaagtcatctggatgcaaccggacgctgagtgaaatgtgaccggatactgggtgccagagtccgatcaactccagtaaggttccagagagggagaatcctgatcggacacgtctggtcagtgctgaccggacgctggtcaagttttggccactgaccggacgctaagcagcaaagtgaccggacaatgggtgttagagtccggtcaacatcagtaaggttccagaggatagttttcatgaccggacgctggccagtgtccggtcacaacttaaactacacagaggcgggtgaactgaccggagtgtt belongs to Miscanthus floridulus cultivar M001 chromosome 4, ASM1932011v1, whole genome shotgun sequence and includes:
- the LOC136550408 gene encoding pentatricopeptide repeat-containing protein At4g28010-like — protein: MRKRPEPRLVRALTTASASPAHPPLPSPSSSSKPPRPAAPFLAVLFRRGRADAAALLNRRLRGAPVTEARALLSALPEVRDAVSYNTVLAALCRQHGGGGDHLRQARSLLADMSQEAHPAARPNAVSYTTVMRGLCASRLTGEAVALLRSLQASGVRADVVTYGTLIRGLCDAAELDAALELLGEMCGNGVQPNVVVYSCLLRGYCRSGRWRDVGKVFEEMFRRGIEPDVIMFTGLIDDLCKEGRTGKAAKVKDMMVQRGLEPNVVTYNVLINSLCKEGLVREALALWKEMDDKGVAPDVVTYNTLIAGLSGVLEMDEAMDLLEEMIQGDTVVEPDVVTFNSIIHGLCKIGRMRQAVKVREMMAERGCACNLVTYNYLIGGFLRVHKVKMAMNLMDELASSGLEPDSFTYSILINGFSKMWEVDRAEKFLRTMRQRGIKAELFHYIPLLAAMCQQGMMEQAMVLFNEMDKNCRLDAVAYSTMIHGACKSGDTKMVKQLIKDMLDEGLAPDAVTYSMLINMFAKLGDLEEAERVLKQMTASGFVPDVAVFDSMIKGYSAEGQINMVLKLIHEMRAKNVALDPKIISTIIRLPQQTPLLWSATTASVPCSHQSCN